AATCCCGATACAGATCCGATTATTAATGTCTTGACAGAGAATTATTTTATGTTCACTTTTATTCTATTTGTCGTCCTTTTTGAATTCATCTTTTTCCTCCTTTACTGGTCAGGAAATAAAAGACTGCAAAAGAAAATTTTCGGAAAAACCGAACAATAAGATGTAAAACTGATATAAAATCAGTTTTTTTTCTTTTGTTTTTATCAATATGGGTTAAAATAAATAAGGAAGGTTTGGTTTGCAGAGATTTTTATCGCCAAACTAGCGAGGTTGTCCATAGTGGAGACTCGGTCGGTATTCTGTAATAACAAATGAATAAAGAGGCATTCTTATGAACACAATGGTTCCAGTTTTTGATTACGAAGATATCCAACTTATCCCGAATAAGTGTATCATTAACAGTCGTAGTGAAGCAGACACGTCAGTTAAGTTAGGGGATCACACTTTCAAACTTCCCGTTGTTCCAGCAAATATGCAAACAATTATTGATGAAAATATTGCTGAAATGTTAGCTAAGCAAGGTTATTTCTATATCATGCATCGTTTTGAAGAAAGTACACGTAAAGACTTCATTGAAAAGATGCATGCTCAAGGTTTGATTGCATCAATTTCTGTAGGTGTTAAAGACAATGAACGTCAGTTTGTACGTGAGTTGGCAGAAACAGCGACTATCCCAGATTATATTACGATTGACATCGCGCATGGTCATGCCAATTCTGTTATTGAAATGGTTCAGCTCATCAAGCGTTTGATGCCCCAAGTTTTTGTTATTGCAGGGAACGTGGGAACACCAGAAGCTGTCCGTGAGTTAGAAAATGCAGGTGCTGACGCAACGAAAGTCGGGATTGGTCCTGGTAAAGTTTGTATCACTAAGGTAAAAACAGGATTTGGTACAGGAGGGTGGCAACTTGCAGCTTTGCGCTG
This window of the Lactococcus garvieae subsp. garvieae genome carries:
- the guaC gene encoding GMP reductase, whose amino-acid sequence is MNTMVPVFDYEDIQLIPNKCIINSRSEADTSVKLGDHTFKLPVVPANMQTIIDENIAEMLAKQGYFYIMHRFEESTRKDFIEKMHAQGLIASISVGVKDNERQFVRELAETATIPDYITIDIAHGHANSVIEMVQLIKRLMPQVFVIAGNVGTPEAVRELENAGADATKVGIGPGKVCITKVKTGFGTGGWQLAALRWCAKAASKPIIADGGIRTHGDIAKSVRFGATMVMVGSLFAAHEESPGKTIEQDGKLYKEYFGSASEYQKGEHKNVEGKKILLPHKGALKDTLQEMQEDLQSSISYAGGRDLNALRKVDYVIVKNSIWNGDSL